TGGCAATAAAGTTTCTATAGCTGCTTTAAACTCAGGGACAGCAGCCATTCATTTAGCATTAGTTTTATTGGGAGTAAAGTTGGGAGACGAAGTAATTTGTCAGAGTATGACATTTGCTGCATCTGCCAATCCTATATTATATCAAGGAGCAATTCCAGTTTTTGTAGATAGTGAACTAGATACTTGGAATATTTGTCCAGAATTTCTTGAAGTTGCAATTAAAGATGGAATTACAAAAGGGAAGAAGCCTAAAGCTATTATTACAGTTCATTTGTATGGGATGCCATATAAAATAAATGAGATTCATGCAGTTGCTGAGCGTTATGGAATTCCCATAATAGAAGATAGTGCAGAGGCACTAGGTAGTCGTTACAAAGGTAAGGAGTGTGGTACGTTTGGTGATTTTGGTGTACTTTCATTTAATGGAAATAAGATCATTACAACCTCAAATGGAGGTGCATTAGTTTGTGATTCAAAAGAATTAAAGAATAAGGCAGTTTTTTATGCTACTCAATCTAAAGATAATGCATCGCATTATGAGCATAGTGAAATAGGTTATAATTATAGAATGAGTAACATTTCTGCAGGAATAGGGTGTGGGCAAATTGAAGTTTTGGATGAAAGCGTTACTTTGCGTAGAGAAATACATGATTTTTATAAAAATGTATTCAACGATATAGATGGAGTCTCTGTTTTCGAAGAACCAAATGAGGATTATTTTTCTAATTATTGGTTGAGTACAATTTTGATTGAAGATGATTGCAATGAGAAAATTAACAGAGAGGCTTTAAGGTTGGCTTTTGAAGAAGCGAATATTGAAACACGTCCACTTTGGAAACCGATGCATTTGCAACCTCTATTTTTAGAATATCCCTATTATGGAGAAAAAAATGCCGAAAATTTATTCAATAAAGGGCTATGTTTACCTTCAGGATCAAAACTTACAAATGAAGATAGAAATAGAATTGAAAAAGTAATAAAGACTTTTTTTAATAAAATTTGAATTATATTTTAATATGAAAATTGAAGAAACATTTATAAAAGATTTAATAATTGTTGAGCCAACAGTTTTTGGCGATGAAAGGGGGTATTTCTTTGAATCATACAGCAAGACCAAGTTCAATGATTTAGGGATTGATATTGACTTTGTTCAAGATAATCAATCTTTTTCAAAAAAAGGAACTTTACGAGGTTTACATTATCAAAACCCACCATTTGCACAAACTAAATTGGTGCGTGTTTTAGAAGGAGAAATAATTGATGTTGCAGTTGATTTAAGGAAAAATTCGCCTACTTATGGTAAAGCGTTTAGTATATTACTATCTGCAGAAAATAAAAAACAATTGTTAGTTCCTCAAGGATTTGCTCATGGCTTCTCAGTGATAAGCGAAACGGCTTCAGTAATGTATAAATGTGATGCGTTTTATAATAAAGATTCTGAAGGAGGAATAAAATATGACGATCCATCATTAAATATTGATTGGGGAATGAATCTAGAGGGTGCAATTGTTTCAGAAAAAGATCAAATTCTTCCTTTTATTGATAATTGCAATAGTTTGTTTTAATGGAAAAAATACTTGTAACAGGAGCAAATGGTCAACTAGGATCTGAACTTTCTCTATTGTCATTAAATTTCCCGCAATTCCAATGGATTTTTGCGGATAGGACTGTTATAACTTTAGATAATCTAGATCTACTTAATGTACAATTAAATGATATAAAACCCACAATTATTTTAAATTGTGGTGCTTATACAGCGGTTGATAAAGCAGAAACAGAGAAAGATTTAGCTAATGTAATTAACAATTTGGCAGTAGGAGTACTAGCGAGATATTCGGCTAAAAATGAAATTAAATTGCTTCATGTATCTACAGATTATGTTTTTGATGGAACATCTTCAGTAGCTCTTGATGAAGAAGCTCCAACGCAACCTATAAATATTTACGGAGAAACTAAGAGAGCTGGGGAGTTAGTTTGTTTACAAGAAAATCCCAATGCTATTATAATAAGAACATCGTGGGTTTATAGCCAATTTGGAAACAATTTTGTGAAAACAATGCAGCGATTAATGCAGGAAAGAGATTCGATAAGTGTAGTAAATGACCAAATCGGATCGCCAACTTACGCCGCTGACTTAGCAGAAGCTATAATTAAAATCATTTTATCTGAAAAATGGATTCCTGGAATTTATAATTATTCGAATGAAGGGGAAATCAGTTGGTATGAATTTGCAATAGCTATAAAAAATATTGGAGGGTATAATTGTGAAGTAAATGGAATTCCTTCTTCAGCATATCCTACTCCTGCGAAACGTCCTTCTTTTTCTTTATTAGATAAAAATAAAATTAAGGAAGTCTACGGTGTAGATGTTCCAAGTTACAAAGAGAGTTTGAAAAAAATGATGGCACAGTTATAGTTGCTGCTTTTTTGTTAGTATAAATTGATTTAATTTAAAAAAATGAAAGGAATTATTTTAGCAGGAGGTTCTGGTACAAGATTGCATCCGTTAACACTTGCAATGAGCAAGCAAATGATGCCTGTGTATGATAAACCAATGATTTATTACCCGTTGTCAACTTTGATGATGGCAGGGATAAATGAGATTTTAATTATTTCAACGCCTCATGATTTACCAAATTTTAAAAAATTATTAGGAGATGGAGAAAATCTGGGTTGTAAATTCAGTTATGCGGAGCAAGCTATTCCAAACGGTTTAGCACAAGCTTTTGTAATTGGAGAAGAATTTATAGGGGATGATGATGTCGCTCTAATATTAGGAGACAATATATTTTTTGGAGCCAATATGCAAGAACTCTTGCGTTCCAACACTAAACCAAAAGGAGGAGTTGTTTTTGCATACCATGTTTCGGATCCTGAACGTTATGGAGTAGTAGAATTTGATCAAGATTTTAAAGCGATTTCAATTGAAGAAAAACCAGAAAACCCTAAATCTCATTATGCTGTTCCAGGGTTGTATTTTTATAATAATTCCGTTGTTGAAATAGCAAAAAATATTCAGCCAAGTGCACGTGGAGAATATGAAATTACCGATGTGAATAAAGTTTACCTATCAAAAGAAGCTTTAAAAGTTGGAATTTTAAGCAGAGGAACAGCTTGGCTAGATACAGGAACTTTTAATAGTTTGATGCAGGCTGGGCAGTTTGTTCAGGTTTTAGAAGAACGCCAAGGTTTAAAAGTTGGTTGTATTGAAGAGATTGCTTGGAGGCAAGGTTTTATTGATGATACTCAACTTGAACAACTAGCATTACCCCTTGTTAAGTCTGGGTATGGAGCTTATTTAATGGATTTTTTAAAACCAAAAAGAGCTAGCGTTAAAATTTAATTTTTAAATCTATTATTTTGTACTTTTGTAAGTACTATGTTACTTACTAATTCTAAGACCAACTAATTTGAATAATAAACCAACCAATCTAGCAATTTTATTTGCTAAGTATTTTTCTATAACCAACTTGAGGCTTAATATTCATAATCTGAGTTATTTACCAAGGTGGATTATCGTTTTTATGGATGTTATGGTGTTGATTTTCTCTTTTACTTTTACTTATTTATTATTTAAGGGTACAGGTTTAGGTTACATTATAACACATCATGAATTTTATTTTGTTGCTTCACTTTTAGGAGTTAATATATTTTTCTTCTGGCTATTTAGGACCTATTCGGGTATAATTAGGCATTCATCATACATTGATGCAGTTAAGTTGTTGTTTTCACAAATGTCAGTTCTTGTCGTTTTCTTATTCTTTAATTTTTTATTTGAACTATATCATGGCGATAAGGCATTTTTGAATACAGCACTTTTTATAAACATAGTGCTTTCATTCTGTGGTTTGTTTTTATATAGAGTAGTTGTTAAACAAACGTTTGAACTTTATTTTGCTGAAAAGAATAATAGTCAACTCATTAGAACTGTTATTTATGGAACTGATGCCAATGCGATATCGGTTGCTAATGCATTAAAGTTTGAAACACCTTCTCGTTTTAAAATTGTAGGTTTTGTCGATAAAAACAATCAAAATGCTTCAAAGCGAATGTTGGACTTACCAATATTGGTTCAAAAGAAAAGATTACCTGCATTAATGCGTTCGGTTGCGGCAGAGGGTATTATTATTGCAGATAAAAGCTTATCTAAGGATGAACAATTGATTATTGTAGATCAGTGCTTAGAATTCAATTATAGAGTATATACTGTACCTTTAATTTCGGATTGGGAAAACCAAAAAGAAATTTCTCAAAAGGTAAAGAATATTCAAATTGAAGATTTACTTGAAAGAAAACCCATTGTATTAGATAGCAAATCTATATCTAAACAATTAAAAGATAAAACTATTTTAATTACAGGTGCTGCAGGATCAATTGGAAGTGAAATTGTAAGACAGGTAATTGGTTTTAATCCTAAAAAGATAATTTTATTAGATCAAGCAGAAACTCCACTACATAGTCTTTGTTTAGAAACTCAAAGTATAATTTCGAGTTGCCGAATTCATGCTGTAATTGCTGATGTGAAAAGTAAAGAAGCAATGGAGAGGGTATTTAAAGTTTATGGTCCACAAGTCGTTTTTCATGCAGCTGCTTATAAACATGTGCCCTTAATGGAAGAAAATCCATCTCAGGCTATATTGACAAATATAGAAGGGACTAAAAATTTAGCCGATCTATCCTGTAAATATAAGGTAAAGAAGTTTGTAATGGTTTCTACAGACAAAGCTGTTAACCCTAGCAATGTTATGGGAGCAAGCAAGCGAATTGCTGAGAAATACGTGCAGTCACTACATCTTAAAAATCAAAAAGAAAAAGGAAACGATACTACAAAATTTATTACAACTCGTTTCGGAAATGTATTAGGATCAAATGGATCGGTAGTTCCTTTATTTACTAAACAAATTGAAGAAGGTGGTCCACTAACGATAACACATCCTGATATTATTAGATATTT
The nucleotide sequence above comes from Flavobacterium branchiarum. Encoded proteins:
- a CDS encoding DegT/DnrJ/EryC1/StrS family aminotransferase → MNNKRIFLSLPQQSGFEEKYIQEALNDSWITSGGPNVDEFENKLQCYFGNKVSIAALNSGTAAIHLALVLLGVKLGDEVICQSMTFAASANPILYQGAIPVFVDSELDTWNICPEFLEVAIKDGITKGKKPKAIITVHLYGMPYKINEIHAVAERYGIPIIEDSAEALGSRYKGKECGTFGDFGVLSFNGNKIITTSNGGALVCDSKELKNKAVFYATQSKDNASHYEHSEIGYNYRMSNISAGIGCGQIEVLDESVTLRREIHDFYKNVFNDIDGVSVFEEPNEDYFSNYWLSTILIEDDCNEKINREALRLAFEEANIETRPLWKPMHLQPLFLEYPYYGEKNAENLFNKGLCLPSGSKLTNEDRNRIEKVIKTFFNKI
- the rfbC gene encoding dTDP-4-dehydrorhamnose 3,5-epimerase — translated: MKIEETFIKDLIIVEPTVFGDERGYFFESYSKTKFNDLGIDIDFVQDNQSFSKKGTLRGLHYQNPPFAQTKLVRVLEGEIIDVAVDLRKNSPTYGKAFSILLSAENKKQLLVPQGFAHGFSVISETASVMYKCDAFYNKDSEGGIKYDDPSLNIDWGMNLEGAIVSEKDQILPFIDNCNSLF
- the rfbD gene encoding dTDP-4-dehydrorhamnose reductase, giving the protein MEKILVTGANGQLGSELSLLSLNFPQFQWIFADRTVITLDNLDLLNVQLNDIKPTIILNCGAYTAVDKAETEKDLANVINNLAVGVLARYSAKNEIKLLHVSTDYVFDGTSSVALDEEAPTQPINIYGETKRAGELVCLQENPNAIIIRTSWVYSQFGNNFVKTMQRLMQERDSISVVNDQIGSPTYAADLAEAIIKIILSEKWIPGIYNYSNEGEISWYEFAIAIKNIGGYNCEVNGIPSSAYPTPAKRPSFSLLDKNKIKEVYGVDVPSYKESLKKMMAQL
- the rfbA gene encoding glucose-1-phosphate thymidylyltransferase RfbA — translated: MKGIILAGGSGTRLHPLTLAMSKQMMPVYDKPMIYYPLSTLMMAGINEILIISTPHDLPNFKKLLGDGENLGCKFSYAEQAIPNGLAQAFVIGEEFIGDDDVALILGDNIFFGANMQELLRSNTKPKGGVVFAYHVSDPERYGVVEFDQDFKAISIEEKPENPKSHYAVPGLYFYNNSVVEIAKNIQPSARGEYEITDVNKVYLSKEALKVGILSRGTAWLDTGTFNSLMQAGQFVQVLEERQGLKVGCIEEIAWRQGFIDDTQLEQLALPLVKSGYGAYLMDFLKPKRASVKI
- a CDS encoding polysaccharide biosynthesis protein, giving the protein MNNKPTNLAILFAKYFSITNLRLNIHNLSYLPRWIIVFMDVMVLIFSFTFTYLLFKGTGLGYIITHHEFYFVASLLGVNIFFFWLFRTYSGIIRHSSYIDAVKLLFSQMSVLVVFLFFNFLFELYHGDKAFLNTALFINIVLSFCGLFLYRVVVKQTFELYFAEKNNSQLIRTVIYGTDANAISVANALKFETPSRFKIVGFVDKNNQNASKRMLDLPILVQKKRLPALMRSVAAEGIIIADKSLSKDEQLIIVDQCLEFNYRVYTVPLISDWENQKEISQKVKNIQIEDLLERKPIVLDSKSISKQLKDKTILITGAAGSIGSEIVRQVIGFNPKKIILLDQAETPLHSLCLETQSIISSCRIHAVIADVKSKEAMERVFKVYGPQVVFHAAAYKHVPLMEENPSQAILTNIEGTKNLADLSCKYKVKKFVMVSTDKAVNPSNVMGASKRIAEKYVQSLHLKNQKEKGNDTTKFITTRFGNVLGSNGSVVPLFTKQIEEGGPLTITHPDIIRYFMTIPEACQLVLEAGAMGNGGEIYIFDMGKPVRIIDLARKMIKLAGFIPEKEIKIQIVGLRPGEKLFEELLNDTSKTLPTYHNKIMIAEEIQDEYETLHVEIDELIGISKFFDNDDIVSKMKKIVPEFKSMNSSFEILDK